From Arthrobacter sp. FW306-2-2C-D06B, a single genomic window includes:
- a CDS encoding cytochrome c oxidase assembly protein yields the protein MPPLDAVLGAWSMNWPALVILVAAVALYAKGLIAAKRRDIRWPLWNSFAFFVLGLGSFAALSFGFPGTYSHDLRWAFTLKVTSYLFVVPLLIGLGKPLTLARQTLGPVGAARVEAVLGHRLVRMLSNTLVAALLGLAMFTLFLTPFFYVLRTSPASDVILTLLVPVMGLLMTVPIMEDGAGRTSSLIVVEFIFVFIELLADAVPGVLMRLSPGILDGATSVLGNQPAWFPSPLRDQQLAGDLMWFLAEIVDLPLIILMFVRFSRSDKHEAKSFDDLSDEEIEALNRAHLGQGGRSLE from the coding sequence ATGCCGCCGTTGGACGCAGTGCTGGGCGCGTGGTCGATGAACTGGCCCGCCCTTGTCATTCTTGTTGCCGCAGTCGCCCTCTATGCAAAGGGCCTGATTGCCGCCAAGCGCCGGGATATCCGCTGGCCTTTGTGGAATTCGTTCGCCTTCTTCGTCCTTGGCCTGGGCAGTTTCGCCGCCCTGAGCTTTGGATTCCCGGGAACCTACAGCCACGATCTGCGGTGGGCGTTCACCCTCAAGGTGACGTCCTATCTGTTTGTGGTCCCGCTGTTGATTGGCTTGGGCAAGCCACTAACCCTTGCACGGCAGACCCTTGGGCCCGTGGGAGCTGCAAGGGTGGAAGCAGTCCTCGGGCACCGGCTCGTGAGGATGCTGAGCAACACGCTCGTGGCTGCACTGCTGGGGCTCGCCATGTTCACGCTGTTCCTGACCCCGTTCTTCTACGTGCTCCGGACCAGTCCGGCCTCCGACGTCATCCTGACTTTGCTGGTACCGGTCATGGGACTCCTCATGACCGTACCGATCATGGAAGACGGCGCTGGGCGCACCTCGTCGCTCATTGTGGTCGAGTTCATTTTTGTATTTATCGAGCTTCTTGCTGACGCGGTGCCTGGGGTCCTGATGCGACTGAGCCCGGGAATTCTCGACGGCGCCACGTCGGTATTGGGCAATCAGCCAGCCTGGTTCCCCTCGCCACTGCGCGACCAGCAACTAGCGGGAGACCTGATGTGGTTCCTCGCAGAGATCGTGGATCTTCCCCTCATCATCCTGATGTTCGTCCGGTTTTCCCGCAGCGACAAGCACGAGGCCAAGAGCTTCGACGACTTGAGCGATGAAGAAATCGAAGCCCTGAACCGGGCCCATCTAGGGCAGGGCGGACGCAGCCTGGAGTGA
- a CDS encoding LamB/YcsF family protein, whose product MNPIIDLVADLGEGFGAYTMGSDTDLLEIVSSANIACGFHAGDPDIMDATVAECVRRGVGIGAHPSFPDLRGFGRRDMGLTANEVRADVLYQLGALNGFAAFHGTKVTHIAPHGRLGNLVAVRADYAEAVAEAAARVDNELIVVAQEGELAKAARSAGLDVAIVGIVDRAYQEDGTLVPRSQPGAVLHDPSAIVERTVRMVCEGKIRCANGTDIDISTDTVLLHGDNPGAVELARLVRSELISAGVRIAPLTEVMDAKRKAA is encoded by the coding sequence GTGAACCCGATAATTGATCTTGTAGCGGATCTTGGAGAGGGATTCGGTGCCTACACCATGGGCAGCGACACCGATCTTCTGGAGATCGTTTCAAGCGCCAATATCGCTTGCGGGTTCCACGCCGGCGATCCCGACATCATGGACGCGACCGTTGCTGAATGCGTTCGCCGCGGGGTGGGTATTGGAGCCCACCCGAGCTTCCCGGACCTGCGTGGTTTCGGCCGCAGGGACATGGGCCTCACTGCCAACGAGGTGCGCGCGGATGTGCTGTACCAGTTGGGGGCCCTGAACGGCTTCGCGGCCTTCCACGGAACCAAGGTGACCCACATTGCGCCGCACGGCCGGCTGGGAAATCTCGTCGCCGTCCGAGCGGACTACGCTGAGGCCGTAGCCGAGGCCGCCGCCCGCGTGGACAACGAACTCATCGTGGTCGCCCAGGAGGGCGAGTTGGCCAAGGCGGCACGTTCCGCCGGCCTGGATGTAGCCATTGTCGGCATCGTCGATCGTGCCTACCAGGAAGACGGAACCCTGGTCCCGCGCAGCCAGCCCGGCGCCGTACTGCACGATCCCTCGGCCATTGTCGAGCGAACCGTCCGCATGGTGTGCGAGGGCAAGATCCGGTGCGCCAATGGCACTGACATCGACATCTCCACGGACACCGTCCTGCTTCACGGAGACAACCCCGGCGCCGTCGAGCTCGCCCGGCTCGTTCGCTCGGAGCTCATTTCGGCCGGGGTCCGTATCGCCCCGTTGACCGAAGTCATGGATGCCAAGAGGAAGGCGGCCTGA
- a CDS encoding histidinol-phosphate transaminase, protein MNSSDNAPEGVRPRPVVDRLPKYAAGKPPVAIEGLTSYKLSSNENPLPPIPAVLQAIADQSDINRYPDPLSTKLRTALADFLGIPADDVVTGAGSLGALNQILATFAGQNHDGKADEVIYAWRSFEAYPICVGLAGADSVQIPLLSDGRHDLEAMAAAVTVRTKVILLCTPNNPTGPILTAEETERFIQSVPAGVVVVIDEAYQEFVRNENAVDGIKLYRKYPNVVVLRTFSKAHGLAGLRVGYSVSGPDLTQHLRVTATPFAVSQIAERAAITSLENFDQVVERVQSLVDERDRVTAGLRELGWFVPEAQGNFVWLNLGENSAEFAGLAGERALSVRAFGNEGVRVSIGEVEANTRFLELCASYTKAPQPS, encoded by the coding sequence ATGAATTCTTCTGACAACGCACCGGAGGGCGTGCGTCCCCGCCCGGTTGTGGACAGGCTCCCCAAATATGCTGCAGGGAAGCCTCCCGTAGCAATAGAGGGCCTGACCAGTTACAAACTGTCGTCCAATGAAAACCCGCTACCCCCGATTCCCGCGGTGCTGCAGGCAATCGCTGATCAGTCGGACATCAACCGATACCCGGACCCCTTGTCCACCAAGCTGCGCACGGCGCTCGCCGACTTCCTGGGAATCCCCGCTGACGACGTCGTCACCGGAGCCGGAAGCCTCGGTGCCCTGAACCAGATCCTTGCCACCTTCGCCGGCCAAAACCACGACGGCAAGGCCGATGAGGTTATCTATGCCTGGCGCTCGTTCGAGGCCTACCCGATCTGCGTGGGGCTGGCCGGGGCCGACAGCGTCCAGATCCCGTTGCTTTCCGACGGGCGCCACGATCTCGAGGCGATGGCGGCCGCCGTCACCGTCCGCACCAAGGTGATTTTGCTTTGCACGCCGAACAACCCCACGGGTCCCATCCTCACCGCCGAGGAAACCGAGCGGTTCATTCAGTCAGTGCCGGCGGGCGTCGTCGTTGTTATCGATGAGGCCTACCAGGAGTTCGTCAGGAACGAGAACGCCGTTGACGGCATCAAGCTGTACCGCAAGTACCCCAATGTCGTGGTCCTCCGCACGTTTTCCAAGGCTCACGGCCTGGCGGGGCTGCGCGTTGGATACAGCGTTTCCGGTCCGGACCTCACCCAGCACCTGCGCGTCACTGCCACACCGTTCGCCGTCTCGCAGATTGCCGAACGTGCCGCTATTACTTCGTTGGAGAATTTCGACCAGGTTGTGGAGAGGGTACAAAGCCTGGTTGACGAGCGGGACCGGGTTACCGCAGGACTCCGGGAGCTGGGATGGTTCGTGCCCGAGGCCCAAGGCAACTTCGTGTGGCTGAATCTTGGGGAGAATAGCGCCGAATTTGCCGGACTAGCAGGCGAGCGGGCGTTGTCCGTACGGGCCTTCGGCAACGAAGGCGTCCGGGTCAGCATCGGAGAAGTCGAGGCCAATACCCGATTCCTGGAACTCTGTGCGTCCTATACAAAAGCGCCGCAACCTTCCTAG
- a CDS encoding acyl-CoA thioesterase, which yields MEKADITFRTRKWIRPEDLNANGTLFGGSLLKWIDEEAAIYAILQLGNGRAVTKYISEINFVSSAVQGDLVEMGLTAVRFGRTSLTMRAEVRNMITRDSILTIEEIVFVNLGHDGRPEPHGYTEITYDRDRIPTHHLTQALHED from the coding sequence ATGGAAAAGGCTGACATCACGTTCCGGACCCGCAAATGGATACGTCCGGAGGACCTCAATGCCAACGGCACGCTGTTCGGTGGAAGCCTGCTGAAATGGATCGACGAGGAAGCGGCAATCTACGCCATCCTCCAACTTGGCAATGGCCGCGCCGTCACCAAGTACATCTCCGAAATCAACTTCGTCAGCTCAGCCGTCCAGGGCGATCTAGTGGAGATGGGCCTGACCGCAGTCCGCTTCGGCCGGACGTCACTGACCATGCGCGCGGAGGTGCGCAACATGATCACCCGCGACAGCATTCTGACCATCGAGGAAATCGTGTTCGTCAACCTCGGGCACGACGGCCGGCCGGAACCGCACGGCTACACGGAAATCACCTATGACCGTGACCGCATCCCCACGCACCACTTGACCCAAGCGCTCCACGAGGACTGA
- a CDS encoding biotin-dependent carboxyltransferase family protein, with protein sequence MNGHILIQQPGNSVVTDLGRFRGPRFGLPVNGALDQYSARAANILAGNLDNDPLVEITALDFRMKAQSDILIAVTGAPLILTVGGRPSSQWEPVSVRAGETVAIRGINRGLRAYLAIHGSVEAPMLLGSCAPDTVVGFGLQLKEGTTLLTRRSVRPVRQPYFDLPLFRLGLERPDMGQELMVDVTDGPDVAEFGDSAELLFTSEYAVSGRSNHIGLRLGGELPERTASGEVLSRGVPVGAVEVPSREELLVLHRGRGVTAGYPVLAVVTSNGLDVLAQARPGDKVRFRKTTVVEATSGHRRSRAQLETLRESVNTVFGLLGIGCRPQWQDLPVAACS encoded by the coding sequence ATGAACGGGCACATCCTCATCCAGCAACCGGGTAACTCCGTGGTCACAGACCTTGGCCGTTTCCGGGGACCGCGTTTTGGACTGCCGGTCAACGGCGCCTTGGACCAGTACTCAGCCCGGGCCGCCAACATCCTGGCCGGCAACCTCGACAATGACCCGCTGGTGGAGATCACGGCCCTCGACTTCAGGATGAAGGCGCAGTCCGACATCCTGATCGCCGTCACGGGGGCACCCCTGATACTCACCGTCGGAGGGCGTCCGAGCAGCCAGTGGGAACCGGTTTCGGTCCGTGCGGGCGAGACGGTAGCCATCCGGGGAATCAACCGGGGCCTCCGTGCCTACCTGGCCATCCACGGCTCCGTGGAGGCGCCGATGCTGCTGGGTAGTTGTGCTCCGGACACCGTTGTGGGCTTCGGCCTGCAGCTCAAGGAGGGAACCACACTCCTCACCCGCCGCAGCGTGCGCCCGGTTCGCCAACCGTACTTCGACCTTCCGCTCTTCCGGCTTGGTCTTGAACGGCCGGACATGGGGCAGGAACTGATGGTCGATGTGACCGACGGTCCGGATGTCGCCGAGTTTGGCGATTCCGCCGAGTTGCTCTTCACCTCGGAGTACGCCGTGAGTGGCCGGAGCAATCACATCGGCCTGAGGCTAGGCGGCGAACTTCCGGAAAGAACCGCGAGTGGCGAAGTGCTTTCACGCGGGGTCCCGGTGGGCGCCGTTGAGGTTCCTTCGCGGGAAGAACTGCTGGTACTGCATCGGGGACGCGGCGTCACGGCCGGATATCCGGTCCTCGCAGTGGTCACCAGTAATGGCCTGGACGTCCTTGCCCAAGCCCGCCCGGGCGACAAGGTCCGCTTCAGGAAAACAACAGTGGTGGAGGCAACTTCAGGCCACCGGCGCTCGCGGGCGCAGCTTGAAACCCTCCGCGAATCCGTCAACACAGTCTTCGGACTACTTGGCATTGGATGCCGACCCCAGTGGCAGGACCTCCCGGTTGCGGCATGCAGCTAA
- a CDS encoding 5-oxoprolinase subunit B family protein, with amino-acid sequence MSVHTAAPTEIYESGDSALRVVALAEASEDNWLTVHRLADWLESCGAEGLHGAVPTYDSVLVEFDSVLVSARQVRAFVKLGLLEMGRSAGTAAAPREFDVPVVYGGEYGPDLEKVAEQQGISIGEVIRLHTEKTYTVRCLGAPAGSPMMDGPAFPKPVPRLKDPRLSVPAGAVAVAGRQAVIAPAVAPGGWCVIGQTPLTVLNIRREPLVPYKPGDILRFRRIEAGDFDSYLGMELEARP; translated from the coding sequence ATGTCCGTTCACACTGCGGCTCCCACCGAGATCTACGAATCCGGAGACTCCGCATTGCGCGTTGTCGCCCTCGCTGAAGCAAGCGAGGACAACTGGCTCACGGTCCACCGTCTTGCCGACTGGCTGGAGAGCTGTGGCGCCGAGGGCCTTCATGGCGCGGTACCCACCTACGATTCCGTGCTGGTGGAATTCGACTCCGTCCTGGTGTCTGCCCGCCAGGTGCGCGCGTTCGTGAAGCTGGGACTCCTTGAAATGGGCCGGTCAGCAGGCACCGCAGCAGCACCCCGTGAATTTGACGTCCCGGTGGTTTACGGCGGCGAATACGGTCCCGACCTGGAGAAAGTAGCCGAGCAACAGGGCATCTCCATTGGGGAAGTCATCCGCCTCCACACGGAGAAGACCTACACCGTTCGCTGCCTGGGTGCGCCGGCCGGCTCGCCCATGATGGACGGCCCCGCGTTCCCCAAGCCCGTGCCGCGCCTCAAGGATCCCCGGCTCAGCGTCCCGGCAGGGGCAGTGGCAGTGGCAGGCCGCCAGGCCGTCATCGCACCCGCTGTGGCACCCGGTGGCTGGTGCGTCATCGGCCAAACCCCGTTGACCGTCCTGAACATTCGTCGCGAACCACTGGTCCCCTACAAGCCCGGAGATATTCTCCGGTTCCGGCGGATCGAAGCCGGAGATTTCGACTCATACCTCGGCATGGAACTGGAAGCAAGGCCATGA
- the purB gene encoding adenylosuccinate lyase, which translates to MPETVAAAVPRTPSGRLALAASPEPIALGPLDGRYQSAVAPLVDYLSEAALNRDRVAVEVEWLIHLTSNNVLPGAGPLTSEQQEKLRAIVTEFDAASVTELAEIEAVTVHDVKAVEYYIGRRLPAIGIENLTAMVHFGCTSEDINNLSYALGVKGAVEDVWLPAARALVKQIEAMAEENRAVPMLSRTHGQPATPTTLGKELAVITHRLSRQLDRVSKTQYLGKINGATGTYAAHVASVPGADWEAVAQSFVEGLGLTWNPLTTQIESHDWQAELYADVARFNRILHNVCTDIWSYISIGYFRQIPVAGATGSSTMPHKVNPIRFENAEANLEISNGLLDTLGATLVTSRWQRDLTDSSSQRNIGVAFGHSLLAISNVAKGLKALDVAEEVLAADLDTNWEVLGEAIQMVMRAEAIAGVEGMENPYERLKDLTRGQRVDAVRMQEFVSSLGLSSEAEARLLALTPGKYTGIADQLVDHLK; encoded by the coding sequence ATGCCTGAAACCGTCGCCGCCGCTGTTCCCCGTACGCCCTCTGGACGCCTGGCTCTCGCCGCGTCGCCGGAGCCGATCGCCCTGGGCCCGCTGGACGGCCGGTACCAGTCCGCCGTCGCTCCCCTGGTCGACTACCTGTCAGAAGCCGCCCTCAACCGCGACCGCGTGGCCGTCGAAGTCGAGTGGCTCATCCACCTGACCAGCAACAACGTGCTTCCTGGCGCCGGCCCACTGACCAGCGAACAGCAGGAGAAGCTGCGCGCCATCGTCACCGAGTTCGACGCCGCTTCGGTCACCGAACTCGCTGAAATCGAAGCCGTCACGGTCCACGACGTCAAGGCCGTTGAGTACTACATCGGCCGCCGCCTCCCCGCGATCGGTATCGAGAACCTGACCGCCATGGTGCACTTCGGCTGCACATCGGAAGACATCAACAACCTTTCCTACGCCTTGGGCGTCAAGGGTGCCGTGGAAGATGTCTGGCTCCCTGCAGCGCGTGCCTTGGTGAAGCAGATCGAAGCGATGGCCGAGGAGAACCGCGCCGTCCCGATGCTTTCCCGCACGCACGGCCAGCCGGCCACTCCCACCACTCTTGGCAAGGAACTGGCAGTCATCACGCACCGCCTGAGCCGCCAGCTGGACCGCGTTTCCAAGACCCAGTACCTGGGCAAGATCAACGGCGCTACCGGCACGTATGCCGCACATGTCGCATCCGTTCCCGGTGCCGACTGGGAGGCCGTAGCCCAGTCCTTCGTTGAAGGCCTGGGACTGACGTGGAACCCGTTGACCACCCAGATCGAGAGCCACGACTGGCAGGCCGAGCTCTATGCCGACGTCGCCCGCTTCAACCGCATTCTGCACAACGTCTGCACGGACATCTGGAGTTACATCTCGATTGGCTACTTCCGCCAGATCCCGGTTGCCGGCGCCACCGGCTCCTCCACCATGCCGCACAAGGTCAACCCGATCCGCTTCGAAAACGCCGAGGCCAACCTGGAGATTTCCAACGGGCTGTTGGACACCCTGGGCGCCACGCTCGTTACCTCCCGCTGGCAGCGAGACCTCACCGACTCTTCCTCGCAACGCAACATCGGCGTCGCATTCGGGCACTCGCTCCTTGCAATCTCGAATGTTGCCAAGGGCCTGAAGGCCCTTGACGTTGCCGAGGAGGTACTGGCCGCCGACCTCGACACCAACTGGGAAGTCCTGGGCGAGGCGATCCAGATGGTCATGCGCGCCGAGGCCATCGCTGGCGTCGAAGGCATGGAGAACCCCTACGAGCGACTCAAGGATCTCACCCGCGGTCAGCGCGTCGATGCCGTCCGCATGCAGGAGTTCGTCTCGAGCCTGGGATTGTCTTCCGAAGCCGAGGCACGCCTCCTGGCACTTACTCCGGGCAAGTACACCGGTATCGCGGACCAGTTGGTGGACCACCTGAAGTAG
- a CDS encoding SDR family oxidoreductase, which produces MSFSDYNTALVTGASTGMGAAITERLAKRGLTVHAVARNEERLSELADRTGAIPHVVDLTDTAALTAVVSELKVDVLVNCAGVSRPGNLLDSSEQDIDELIDVNLRGLLQLTRLVLPGMVERDLGHIINISSIAGVYNFYGHTVYHATKAAVHQISRQLRNDTVGKRIRVTEICPGRVETEIFGRNMGGTPEAMEEAWKTYYEGYESLTTDDIVNALDYAIETPRHVNVGMLELMPTFQVPGGLTFDRR; this is translated from the coding sequence ATGTCTTTTTCCGACTACAACACCGCCCTCGTCACCGGAGCGTCAACCGGTATGGGCGCCGCGATCACGGAGCGCCTGGCCAAAAGAGGCCTGACCGTTCACGCCGTGGCGCGCAACGAGGAACGCCTCAGCGAACTGGCCGATCGTACGGGTGCTATCCCGCACGTAGTTGACCTGACCGACACAGCGGCGCTGACCGCCGTCGTGAGCGAACTGAAGGTCGACGTCCTGGTCAACTGCGCCGGAGTTTCCAGGCCAGGCAACCTCCTGGACTCGTCCGAGCAGGACATCGATGAGCTCATCGACGTCAACCTTCGCGGCCTGCTTCAGCTCACGCGGCTGGTCCTGCCGGGCATGGTGGAGCGCGATCTCGGCCACATCATCAACATCAGCTCGATCGCAGGCGTGTACAACTTCTACGGCCACACGGTCTACCACGCCACGAAGGCAGCCGTGCACCAGATCTCCCGCCAGCTGAGGAACGACACGGTCGGCAAGCGTATCCGCGTGACCGAGATCTGCCCCGGCAGGGTGGAAACCGAGATCTTCGGCCGGAACATGGGCGGCACGCCTGAAGCCATGGAAGAAGCGTGGAAGACCTACTACGAAGGCTACGAGTCGCTGACCACTGACGACATCGTCAACGCCCTCGACTACGCCATCGAAACCCCGCGCCACGTCAATGTGGGCATGCTGGAACTCATGCCGACGTTCCAGGTCCCCGGAGGTCTGACCTTCGACAGGCGCTGA
- a CDS encoding GNAT family N-acetyltransferase, whose amino-acid sequence MQTNPRLNIRQVTWANPVGADLRAAQQAELDARFGNSDHEPGPAPSEADTAVFVVAYEKCSGQPLGCGGLRILDAETAEIKRLYVVPYARGSGVASSILAALEAQAHAHGFSMITAEAGSAQSDGRSFYESAGFAAVPNFGPYIGVSHSQCYAKPIDSHSASHTAMA is encoded by the coding sequence ATGCAGACCAATCCGCGGCTAAACATCAGACAGGTCACCTGGGCTAACCCGGTGGGTGCAGACCTCCGCGCGGCTCAGCAGGCTGAATTGGACGCACGTTTCGGCAACTCGGACCACGAGCCCGGACCCGCACCATCGGAAGCGGATACTGCTGTTTTCGTCGTTGCCTACGAAAAGTGCTCCGGCCAGCCCCTGGGTTGCGGAGGGCTAAGGATTCTGGATGCCGAAACGGCGGAAATCAAGCGTCTATACGTCGTCCCCTACGCGAGGGGCTCAGGAGTGGCCAGCTCCATCCTTGCGGCGCTGGAAGCGCAGGCACATGCCCACGGGTTCAGCATGATCACAGCGGAAGCCGGTTCGGCCCAATCGGACGGCCGCAGCTTCTACGAGAGCGCGGGCTTCGCCGCAGTGCCCAATTTCGGCCCCTACATTGGCGTCAGCCACTCGCAGTGCTACGCCAAGCCGATCGATTCACACAGCGCCTCGCACACGGCGATGGCGTAA
- a CDS encoding histidine phosphatase family protein has protein sequence MRLLLIRHGQTPGNVLGQLDTAFPGPGLTELGERQAAALPESLANEDITAIYASTLVRTQLTAAPLAKALGLEATVLHGLQEIEAGALEKLTDHESHHRYMSTVFAWTDGELDLRMPGAGDGHEFFARYDAAIAKVAASGDETAVVVSHGAAIRCWAGRRAANVGREFAATHQLQNTGIVVLEGDAEIGWRLLHWDQTPVGGLGLADRTVEDPTGDAVE, from the coding sequence ATGAGGCTCTTGCTTATCCGCCACGGGCAGACCCCCGGAAACGTCCTGGGGCAATTGGACACGGCGTTTCCCGGTCCGGGACTGACTGAACTCGGCGAACGTCAGGCCGCTGCGCTCCCGGAGTCCCTCGCCAACGAGGACATCACGGCGATCTATGCGTCCACGCTGGTTCGCACCCAACTGACGGCCGCCCCGCTTGCAAAAGCCCTAGGGCTCGAGGCCACCGTGTTGCACGGCCTGCAGGAGATTGAGGCCGGGGCCTTGGAGAAGCTCACCGACCACGAATCGCACCACCGGTACATGAGCACCGTTTTCGCCTGGACCGACGGTGAACTCGACCTCCGCATGCCGGGAGCGGGTGATGGCCACGAGTTCTTCGCCCGCTACGACGCTGCCATTGCCAAGGTGGCAGCGTCAGGCGACGAAACCGCCGTCGTGGTCAGCCACGGCGCAGCCATCCGCTGCTGGGCAGGTCGCCGTGCCGCGAATGTTGGCCGGGAGTTCGCCGCCACCCACCAGCTGCAGAACACCGGAATCGTGGTGCTCGAGGGCGACGCGGAGATCGGCTGGCGCCTGCTCCACTGGGACCAGACCCCGGTAGGCGGACTTGGCTTGGCCGACCGGACGGTCGAAGATCCCACCGGCGACGCCGTCGAATGA
- a CDS encoding MFS transporter: MTANTNAAQVQHERLTGRQTRKVVTAGCVGIFVELYDNGIFAFMAGTLALVFLAPGNPDNALLFVFAGYAVSFFVRPLGAVVCGYLGDRIGRQKLLVFVILLISVATAGIGILPTYAAIGIAAPILLVLLRLLQGFSVGGEAAGAMTFLAEHAPEGKRGIITSYAQIASFAALLTGTLVAFSMSPWLTQSAIDGGGFGAFAWRIPFLVAIPMGVIGWYIRKAIADTPNFTKLKEEGGLSKNPLKEAFQSAEHRRAMVLALFIPLMNGSGYYVLFSYMPTFLKGKQLNFTIGEALFITACSLVVICIAIPFMGALSDRIGRKKVIAGSAIAMTILGIPSYALIATGNMGLAILGASIMAIVFAGHTAVIHILIVELFPTRVRYSAYGLGYNISSALFGGTAPLLMTWLISSTGNIYMPAFYAVITALGTLAAVSTVKDRAHEPLRDA; encoded by the coding sequence ATGACCGCTAACACCAACGCTGCGCAAGTGCAGCATGAACGGCTCACAGGCCGTCAAACGCGCAAGGTTGTCACCGCAGGCTGCGTTGGCATCTTCGTGGAACTCTATGACAACGGCATCTTCGCCTTCATGGCCGGAACACTTGCCCTGGTGTTCCTTGCCCCGGGCAACCCGGACAACGCCCTGCTGTTCGTGTTCGCCGGCTACGCAGTCTCGTTCTTCGTCCGGCCCCTTGGCGCAGTTGTTTGTGGCTACTTGGGCGACCGGATCGGCAGGCAAAAGCTACTGGTCTTCGTCATTCTGCTGATCAGTGTTGCCACGGCAGGTATCGGAATCCTGCCCACCTACGCGGCTATCGGCATCGCGGCGCCGATACTGCTGGTCCTCCTGCGGCTCCTGCAGGGTTTCTCGGTCGGCGGCGAGGCCGCCGGCGCCATGACCTTCCTCGCTGAACACGCCCCTGAAGGCAAGCGCGGCATCATCACCTCCTACGCACAGATCGCTTCTTTCGCAGCACTGCTCACCGGTACCCTTGTCGCGTTCTCCATGTCCCCGTGGCTCACCCAGTCGGCGATCGACGGCGGCGGCTTCGGCGCTTTCGCATGGCGCATTCCGTTCCTGGTCGCCATCCCCATGGGCGTCATCGGTTGGTACATTCGCAAGGCCATCGCGGACACCCCCAACTTCACAAAGCTCAAGGAAGAAGGCGGCCTGTCCAAGAACCCGCTCAAGGAAGCCTTCCAGTCAGCTGAGCACCGCCGGGCCATGGTTCTGGCCCTCTTCATCCCGCTCATGAACGGTTCCGGCTACTACGTCCTGTTCTCCTACATGCCTACGTTCCTCAAGGGCAAGCAGCTCAACTTCACCATCGGCGAGGCACTGTTCATCACCGCCTGCAGCCTGGTTGTCATCTGCATCGCCATTCCTTTCATGGGTGCCCTGTCCGACCGCATCGGCCGCAAGAAGGTCATCGCCGGCTCTGCCATCGCCATGACTATCCTGGGCATCCCGTCCTACGCCCTCATCGCAACGGGAAACATGGGTCTGGCTATCCTTGGCGCCTCGATCATGGCCATCGTCTTCGCCGGCCACACGGCCGTCATCCACATCCTGATCGTTGAACTCTTCCCCACCCGGGTCCGGTACTCCGCTTACGGCCTCGGCTACAACATCTCCTCCGCGCTCTTCGGCGGAACGGCCCCGTTGTTGATGACCTGGCTCATCAGCAGCACCGGCAACATCTACATGCCCGCCTTCTACGCAGTCATCACGGCACTTGGCACGCTTGCGGCCGTGAGCACGGTCAAGGACCGGGCCCACGAACCCCTGCGCGACGCTTAG
- a CDS encoding phage holin family protein encodes MGSFIVRVLINGLALWVASWILPGMDISTSATTNAVGNAGVTQGGDTLGVILAYLFIGLIFGIVNAFVRPLVKLLSLPITILTLGLFTIVINAAMLSLTAWLSSYTPVHLTIDRFFWTAVLAAIIISLISMVASWIPGGRR; translated from the coding sequence ATGGGTTCATTCATTGTGCGCGTCCTGATCAACGGGCTGGCCCTCTGGGTTGCCAGCTGGATTCTGCCTGGGATGGATATCTCCACTTCGGCAACCACCAACGCAGTAGGCAACGCGGGCGTGACTCAAGGCGGCGACACGTTGGGCGTGATTCTTGCCTATCTCTTCATAGGACTCATTTTTGGCATCGTCAATGCCTTTGTCCGGCCTTTGGTCAAGCTACTCTCCCTTCCGATCACGATCCTCACTCTCGGCCTGTTCACGATTGTCATCAACGCGGCCATGTTGTCCCTGACAGCATGGCTCAGCAGCTACACGCCGGTACACCTCACCATCGACCGTTTCTTCTGGACCGCAGTTCTCGCCGCGATCATCATCAGCCTGATCTCCATGGTGGCCAGCTGGATTCCAGGTGGTAGGCGGTAA